Proteins found in one Triticum aestivum cultivar Chinese Spring chromosome 4D, IWGSC CS RefSeq v2.1, whole genome shotgun sequence genomic segment:
- the LOC123099368 gene encoding uncharacterized protein — MGIGKEPGAVAACGAVAFSWEQEPGVSKESPAAETTKLPSGGRSTTPESTKKAEARTHQLRVPPPPGGPGAPSLSPPVKAARSRSSRRGVRPEEDPFLAAYVACTASGRKTGRGHTEAQKMLGWAGLRFALGLGLSCKTSCGVAEESVVRLTKNP; from the coding sequence ATGGGTATAGGCAAGGAGCCCGGAGCTGTCGCGGCGTGCGGGGCGGTGGCGTTCTCCTGGGAGCAGGAGCCGGGGGTGTCCAAGGAGAGCCCGGCGGCCGAGACGACGAAGCTGCCCTCCGGCGGAAGGAGTACTACGCCGGAGAGCACCAAGAAGGCGGAGGCACGGACGCACCAGCTGCGCGTGCCGCCTCCGCCGGGAGGTCCCGGAGCGCCGTCCCTGTCGCCGCCGGTGAAGGCGGCGAGGAGCAGGTCCAGCCGACGGGGCGTCCGGCCGGAGGAGGACCCGTTCCTCGCGGCCTACGTCGCCTGCACGGCCAGCGGCAGGAAGACCGGCAGGGGGCACACCGAGGCCCAGAAGATGCTCGGGTGGGCCGGGCTTAGGTTCGCTCTTGGGCTCGGCCTCTCTTGCAAGACCTCTTGTGGTGTTGCAGAGGAGAGCGTCGTCAGGCTGACCAAAAACCCCTGA